From Triticum urartu cultivar G1812 chromosome 2, Tu2.1, whole genome shotgun sequence, a single genomic window includes:
- the LOC125537233 gene encoding glutamic acid-rich protein-like gives MALRILNLTTSSSGCERNWSVFEQVDAKRRNKLDVSRRDNLVYIQFNGRMMDKRKKCSSSRDVLLGEDASMAQDWICEDAYVEDEVDPDTTIDDEVGATEAIEPRRSARVRELHEVEEFVADEDSENEIALEEEIEFESDNDEMIETNEDEDEDEDTTQP, from the exons ATGGCTTTGAGGATACTCAACTTGACCACAAGTTCTTCTGGATGTGAACGGAATTGGAGTGTTTTTGAACAA GTGGATGCTAAGAGGAGAAATAAACTAGATGTAAGTCGTAGGGACAATCTAGTTTATATCCAATTCAATGGAAGAATGATGGACAAAAGAAAGAAATGTTCCTCCTCTCGTGATGTTCTCCTTGGTGAAGATGCTTCCATGGCACAAGATTGGATATGTGAAGATGCATATGTTGAGGACGAGGTTGATCCCGACACCACCATTGATGATGAAGTGGGAGCCACCGAGGCTATAGAGCCTCGTAGGAGTGCAAGAGTGAGAGAACTCCATGAagtagaagaatttgttgctgaTGAAGATTCAGAAAATGAGATTGCTTTGGAAGAGGAGATAGAATTTGAGTCTGATAATGATGAGATGATTGAAACAAATGAGGACGAGGATGAGGACGAGGACACAACACAACCTTAA